Proteins encoded within one genomic window of Vanrija pseudolonga chromosome 3, complete sequence:
- the DCXR gene encoding L-xylulose reductase gives MAGRLAGKIALITGGSSGIGRATVDLFVKRGAKVVSLDVTAPSSLSTPFVQGSVASEDTWAQALAKSKEAYGATPNVLVNVAAVLQNGPLLDVTEDEFARVMAVNVGGPMKGEAFARELLKDKRPGAVVNVSSVAGHRVVVDSPIYCASKAALNQLSRLAAAEFGPHGIRVNVVAPGATLTGMTRGATITDETAPHIAKMIALGRIAEPEDVADSILYLASDEAGYVTGSVLINDGGFTLN, from the exons ATGGCAGGGAGACTCGCAGGCAAGATTGCACTC Atcaccggcggcagcagcggcat CGGTCGCGCAACGGTCGACCTGTTCGTCAAGCGcggcgccaaggtcgtcTCGCTAGATGTCactgcgccgagctcgctgtCGACGCCCTTCGTGCAGGGCAGCGTGGC ctcgGAGGACACCTgggcgcaggcgctcgcgaAATCAAAAGAGGCGTACGGCGCTACCCCGAATGTGCTCGTCAACGTCGCTGCCGTGCTGCAGAACGGCCCGCTCTTGGATGTCACGGAGGATGAGTTTGCGCGCGTCATGGCGGTGAACGTCGGGGGGCCAATGAAGGGTGAG GCGtttgcgcgcgagctgctcaaggacaagcGCCCAGGGGCAGTGGTCAACGTCTCGAGT GTCGCCGGCCACCGCGTTGTGGTCGACTCGCCAATCTACTGCGCCTCCAAGGCGGCGCTGAACCAGctctcgcgcctcgccgcggcaGAGTTTGGCCCGCACGGGATCCGCGTGAACGTCGTAGCGCCGGGCGCGACGCTGACCG GCatgacgcgcggcgcgaccaTCACGGACGAGACGGCGCCCCACATCGCCAAGATGATCGCCCTCGGGCGCATCGCGGAGCCCGAGGACGTGGCCGACTCGATCTTGTACCTTGCC agcgacgaggcggggtACGTTACTGGCTCGGTGTTGATCAACGACGGCGGGTTCACGCTCAACTAG
- the fabG_2 gene encoding 3-oxoacyl-[acyl-carrier-protein] reductase FabG: MPRLENKIAIVTGATSGIGKATVELFVEEGARVVALDVNAPSEPLPQGVHFIKGSVADTALWDQAIADAQSKWGTPDVLVNAAGVSTGALLHELTDDDFDFVFGINFRAPMKGMQAVIRALLAEGKPGSIVNISSVLGHVALPAKTAYGVSKAGLSHLTAIAAKEYGEKGIRVNAIAPAMVRTANRGYAGMTSSSEVTARLDTLVDRTSLKRWGEPREIAQSILFLASDDSSLVTGTVLKADAGYTT; the protein is encoded by the exons ATGCCCCGCCTCGAGAACAAGATCGCAATCGTTACCGGCGCCACGTCGGGCAT CGGCAAAGCCACCGTCGAGCTCTTCGTGGAGGAAggcgcgcgtgtcgtcgcgctcgacgtcaacgCACCGTCCGAGCCCCTGCCCCAGGGGGTCCACTTCATCAAGGGCTCGGTAGC cgacACGGCCCTCTGGGACCAGGcgatcgccgacgcgcagagCAAGTGGGGCACGCCGGACGTGCTCGTCaacgcggcgggcgtgtcgaCTGGCGCGCTGCTCCACGAGCTcacggacgacgactttgactttGTGTTTGGCATCAACTTCCGCGCGCCGATGAAGGGCATGCAGGCTGTCATTCGggcgctgctggccgagggcaagccGGGCTCGATTGTCAACATCTCGAGC GTGCTTGGCCACGTTGCCCTCCCAGCCAAGACGGCGTACGGCGTGTCCAAGGCCGGACTGTCCCACCTCACCGCTATCGCTGCCAAGGAGTACGGCGAGAAGGGGATCCGCGTCAACGCGATCGCGCCGGCCATGGTGCGGACTG CTAATCGCGGTTATGCAGGCATGACGTCCTCCTCCGAAGTCACTGCCcgcctcgacacgctcgtgGACCGCACGTCGCTCAAGCGCTggggcgagccgcgcgagaTTGCCCAGAGCATCCTCTTCCTTGCC TCCGATGACTCGAGCCTCGTCACGGGCACAGTGCTCAAGGCGGACGCGGGGTACACTACGTAG
- the fabG_1 gene encoding 3-oxoacyl-[acyl-carrier-protein] reductase FabG, with the protein MAAAGRLAGKIAVITGSSSGIGRATVDAFVKHGAKVVAVDVNLPTGPGAAPFPKHNVEFLRGSVTQDDIWRRAFSTAKANYGSSPNVLINAAGVLPTGSVLDLTDEDLDRVLAVNLKAPLHGMQKFIRALLDEKRTGAIVNVTSIAGERVFPHTPAYDVSKAALSHLTRATAAEVGDKGIRVNAVAPGVTRTGMTRDSLNAEALARLAPHTALGRVGEPEEIANAIVYLASDEASYVTGHVLVNDGGYIIQ; encoded by the exons atggcagcagcaggcagacTGGCAGGCAAGATCGCCGTG atcaccggcagcagcagcggcat CGGCCGCGCGACCGTCGACGCGTTCGTCAAGCacggcgccaaggtcgtcgcggtggaCGTCAACCTGCCCACTGGGCCTGGTGCCGCGCCGTTCCCGAAGCACAATGTCGAGTTCCTGCGGGGCAGCGTGAC CCAGGACGACATCTGGCGCCGCGCCTTCTCGACCGCCAAGGCAAACTACGGGTCCAGCCCCAACGTGCTCATCAACGCCGCAGGCGTGCTGCCGACTGGCAGcgtgctcgacctcacgGATGAGGACCTGGACCGCGTGCTGGCCGTGAACCTCAAGGCGCCTTTGCACG GCATGCAGAAGTTCATCAGGGCGCTACTGGACGAGAAGCGTACCGGTGCGATCGTGAACGTCacgagt ATCGCGGGCGAGCGTGTCTTCCCCCACACGCCGGCGTACGACGTCTCCAAGGCCGCCCTGTCGCACCTcacgcgcgcgaccgccgccgaggtgggcgacAAGGGGATCCGCGTGAACGCTGTGGCTCCGGGTGTCACGCGGACGG GCATGACGCGCGACTCGCTCAACGCCGaagcgctcgctcgcctcgcacCTCACACAGCGCTGGGGCGCGTTGGTGAGCCGGAGGAGATTGCCAACGCAATCGTCTACCTCGCT TCCGACGAAGCGTCGTACGTCACGGGCCATGTGCTCGTCAACGACGGCGGGTACATTATTCAGTAG
- the SPAC11E3.02c_1 gene encoding putative protein translates to MSSTTAYGIRVPPVRTTSSSTTSTAYSGTYASSRASSTTVPSTVPSSRTSPKRAQPAALPPRKSSATSSAAAGLASASVRSGSSNNNDTDDLDKWGYLYSLRVALLMQRLASPPPSPHIAPSPQSPDNHRLSSAPAGSRMTFNSVRSAESFGDDHSIMNKDTALKKRKSGLGLRLGRKDADLKFPKEFLLEFWGVLAADGGDTGWIQAVRGFLALVKKHGYKTGAGANMREVGTFLDTFSTCLPPPGPHSAPLHSHQMHLLTLLYNSLPTSSYFSGSLSEKERDHLFRLRSEIQSFMRDPEPTDPAAAFTPSLMKNGLNAKANGLGIGTPGLATPGDPSASIKRKPSPQWPGGTPGTQTLGSMVETVGSIWGIHHEVLDRDVAETKRDGEVEKLYLTDLKARLTALSRMPHLTPAQKARHISLSSNLSGLLASFPELAAPASPGAMAKPDPGDYFTPPRKNAVFARMSRRAADLASPKSNELVVQCMEVWEVDNPAEKEREVEHLVQLWTQALDTPAEIERGQALITAVADFCDTVPADNLTGVLAKLHSTLITELSSALGGIFPTTSLPPPAPLPSVLPLLASAPEHFIRAHKSHEALENASNELIGAAVGEYVAAASEMMGGVHSAQVGLRTGVSGKDAVVEGFERVALWIEKEIKNVLKVWGKGLDPYFNPAGLILSKQLPLFLAELQVLETAGGAASDVFVLYEVTDRLLRMWDDLCPGTEHHFDIDQFFEPHVLTWLRETEVNETHQWVSRAVGMDRWIPEGEGRYSQSVTDLFELIRGSSAVVLNDLPLSDYKRAVYLIDLSKTAGVALTEYATAVQALFTAEVAPPKPAAKEASSVPQTQVASKASTWLAKGRHAVQKLDRQIDRGLDRKKADAYIIPGSACVKLTDMKASRSLLEDLAYTLEADETARIVKEKGLQGVSTQPARHCFVISVIRGQNLLTKSSTKAADAFVAVVDRDTGERLFKSRTVLETEDPKWEQSFEISVGARKTLELVAYDRQFVGKHDAIGSRVFKLDPQVFADIPERDVVLPLSPRGVVRLRISMDAGEKHDVNYHLSSAARALDRTASDMTHEIVDRMGAFLSEQLSTSTLKHVTAPLRDKKARKYALDESDITQSLAPVYDYLDENFSVFTANFTKDTRLQVMLVIWRRIIDILISLLVPPLASKESTRTPLGPTEVDIVFKWLNELKAFFNASEGGIEHGIPLSQLQSEAYKDIVMVGQYLDLPTPQLKERAAAAVKAASSIVASPVTAMRNLNLGTNGAASASARSRVDDDNQRMAEVLLRIVRMRPDTGIFLEQQVAALIKGRVERQAGVL, encoded by the exons ATGTCGTCAACAACAGCTTATGGCATCCGCGTCCCGCCAGTccgcaccacctcgtcctcgacaacctcgactGCCTACTCTGGCACttacgcgtcgtcgcgcgccagctccaCCACCGTGCCCTCCACCGTGCCTTCGAGCCGGACGTCACCGAAGCGTGCACAGCCCGCGGCCCTGCCTCCGAGAAAGAGCAGTGCAACTTCGTCGGCAGCTGCCGGGCTGGCTTCGGCTTCTGTGCGCAGCGGGTCGAGCAACAACAATGACAcggacgacctcgacaagtGGGGCTACCTCTACTCTTTGCGTGTCGC CCTTTTGATGCAGAGGTTGGCATCGCCCCCACCATCTCCTCACATCGCCCCTTCGCCACAGTCACCCGACAACCACCGGCtcagcagcgcgccggcgggctcCAGGATGACGTTCAACTCTGTCCGCTCAGCCGAGTCGTTTGGAGACGACCACTCGATCATGAACAAGGACACGGCgctcaagaagcgcaagtcgGGCCTCGGGCTTCGGTTGGGCAGgaaggacgccgacctcaagTTCCCCAAGGAGTTCCTCCTCGAGTTTTGGGGTGTCCTCGCCGCAGACGGTGGCGACACGGGATGGATCCAGGCAGTTCGGGGCTTCCTCGCGCTTGTCAAGAAGCATGGCTACAAGacgggcgctggcgccaaCATGCGCGAAGTGGGCACGTTCCTCGACA CCTTCTCGACATGCCTCCCGCCACCAGGCCCGCACTCGGCCCCACTCCACTCTCACCAGATGCACCTCCTCACCCTGCTCTACAACTCTCTCCCAACGTCCTCGTACTTTAGCGGCAGCCTTtcggagaaggagcgcgaccATCTCTTCAGACTTCGGTCCGAGATCCAGAGCTTCATGAGAGACCCCGAGCCCACAGAcccagcggcggcgttcaCCCCGTCTCTGATGAAGAACGGCCTGAATGCAAAGGCCAACGGGCTGGGCATTGGTACGCCAGGACTTGCTACACCAGGCGACCCCTCGGCTTCGATCAAGCGCAAGCCTAGCCCTCAGTGGCCGGGAGGCACGCCGGGAACCCAGACGCTCGGATCCATGGTCGAGACGGTCGGATCGATCTGGGGTATTCACCACGAAGTGCTCGACCGCGATGTGGCAGAGACCAAGCGCGACGGAGAGGTCGAAAAG CTCTACCTCACCGACCTCAAGGCGCGTCTCACCGCGCTCTCTCGAATGCCGCACCTCACCCCCGCGCAAAAGGCCAGACACATCTCGCTGTCGTCCAACCTCAGCGGTCTTCTTGCGTCgttccccgagctcgccgcaCCCGCCTCCCCAGGCGCAATGGCCAAGCCGGATCCCGGAGACTACTTTACTCCTCCGCGCAAGAACGCCGTGTTTGCGCGCATGTCCAGACGAGCGGCAGACCTCGCGAGCCCGAAATCAAACGAGCTCGTTGTCCAGTGCATGGAGGTGTGGGAAGTCGACAACCCCgcggagaaggagcgcgaggtggagcACCTTGTTCAGCTCTGGACGCAGGCCCTGGACACGCCGGCCGAGATTGAGCGCGGCCAGGCGCTGATCACGGCGGTGGCCGACTTTTGCGACACTGTGCCGGCTGACAACCTCACCGGCGTGCTTGCAAAGCTCCACTCGACGCTGATCACCGAGCTGTCCTCGGCACTCGGTGGTATCTTCCCGACGACTTCTCTtccaccgccagcgccgctcCCCTCAGTCCTTCCTCTCCTCGCCTCAGCACCCGAGCACTTTATCCGCGCCCACAAGTCGCATGAGGCGCTCGAGAATGCCAGCAACGAGctcatcggcgccgcggtcggtGAGTACGTGGCTGCCGCCTCAGAGATGATGGGCGGTGTGCACTCGGCTCAGGTTGGCCTGCGTACCGGTGTCAGCGGCaaggacgccgtcgtcgagggcttTGAGCGCGTTGCGCTGTGGATCGAGAAGGAGATCAAGAATGTCCTCAAGGTCTGGGGCAAGGGCCTCGACCCATACTTCAACCCCGCTGGCCTTATTCTCAGCAAGCAACTGCCCCTATTcctggccgagctgcaggTACTCGAGACGGCTGGCGGTGCGGCTTCGGACGTGTTTGTCCTGTACGAGGTTACAGACCGCCTCCTGCGTATGTGGGATGATCTTTGCCCTGG CACCGAGCACCACTTCGACATTGATCAATTCTTCGAGCCCCACGTCCTCACATGGCTGCGCGAGACTGAGGTCAACGAGACACACCAGTGGgtctcgcgcgccgtcggcatggACCGCTGGATTCCCGAAGGCGAGGGTCGCTACTCTCAAAGCGTCACCGACTTGTTCGAGCTCATCCGCGGATCGTCAGCGGTTGTTCTCAACGACCTGCCTCTGAGCGACTACAAACGTGCAGTGTACCTCATCGACCTGTCCAAG ActgccggcgtcgcgcttaCCGAGTATGCGACGGCAGTGCAGGCGCTGTTCACTGCCGAGGTTGCTCCACCCAAGCCTGCCGCCAAGGAAGCCAGCAGCGTCCCTCAAACTCAAGTTGCGAGCAAGGCTAGCACTTGGCTTGCCAAGGGACGACATGCCGTGCAGAAGCTCGACCGTCAAATTGACCGCGGTCTGGACCGGAAGAAGGCAGACGCGTACATCATTCCAGGCTCG GCATGCGTCAAGCTCACCGACATGAAGGCATCACGTTCACTTCTCGAGGATCTCGCATACACATTGGAAGcggacgagacggcgcgcaTCGTCAAGGAGAAGGGGCTGCAGGGCGTCAGCACCCAGCCTGCACGCCACTGCTTCGTCATCAGCGTCATTCGCGGCCAGAACCTGCTCACCAAGTCGTCCACCAAGGCTGCTGACGCGTTCGTCGCGGTCGTGGACAGGGACACGGGCGAGCGTTTGTTCAAGTCGCGTACAGTGCTCGAGACCGAGGACCCCAAATGGGAGCAGAGCTTTGAGATTTCGGTCGGCGCTCGCAAGACCCTTGAGCTTGTGGCCTATGACCGCCAGTTTGTCGGCAAGCACGACGCCATTGGAAGCAGAGTGTTCAAGCTCGACCCGCAAGTGTTTGCCGATATCCCGGAGCGCGACGTTGTCCTGCCGCTCTCGCCCCGTGGTGTTGTGCGCCTGCGCATCAGCATGGATGCGGGCGAGAAGCACGATGTCAACTACCACCTTTCTTCGGCTGCGCGTGCACTCGACCGCACGGCTTCGGACATGACGCACGAGATTGTGGACCGTATGGGCGCGTTCCTCTCCGAGCAGCTGTCCACCAGCACGCTCAAGCACGTCACGGCGCCTCTGAGGGACAAGAAGGCGCGCAAGTATGCTCTGGACGAGAGCGACATTACGCAGTCGCTCGCCCCCGTCTACGACTACCTCGACGAGAACTTTTCGGTCTTTACGGCCAACTTTACGAAGGATACGCGCCTGCAGGTCATGCTCGTGATCTGGCGGCGGATCATCGACATTCTCATTTCGCTGCTCGTCCCACCACTTGCATCGAAGGAGTCGACACGGACGCCGCTCGGCCCAACCGAGGTTGACATTGTCTTCAAGTGGCtcaacgagctcaaggcgTTCTTCAACGCGTCGGAAGGCGGCATCGAGCACGGCATCCCACTGTCCCAGCTCCAATCAGAGGCGTACAAGGACATTGTGATGGTCGGACAGTACCTCGACCTGCCTACACCCCAGTTGAAGGAGCGCGCTGCCGCGGCTGTCAAGGCTGCGTCGTCTATTGTCGCAAGCCCCGTGACGGCGATGCGCAACCTCAACCTCGGTACCAACGGTGCAGCGTCTGCTTCGGCCCGCAGCCGCGTCGATGACGACAACCAGCGTATGGCCGAGGTTCTGCTGCGTATCGTGCGCATGCGCCCCGACACGGGCATcttcctcgagcagcaggtGGCTGCGCTGATCAAGGGACGGGTGGAGCGCCAGGCCGGCGTTCTGTAA
- the SPAC11E3.02c_1 gene encoding putative protein: MSSTTAYGIRVPPVRTTSSSTTSTAYSGTYASSRASSTTVPSTVPSSRTSPKRAQPAALPPRKSSATSSAAAGLASASVRSGSSNNNDTDDLDKWGYLYSLRVAETGATTSSTTITTYSPLHRALHCSQSHERKLLTPGNSLLMQRLASPPPSPHIAPSPQSPDNHRLSSAPAGSRMTFNSVRSAESFGDDHSIMNKDTALKKRKSGLGLRLGRKDADLKFPKEFLLEFWGVLAADGGDTGWIQAVRGFLALVKKHGYKTGAGANMREVGTFLDTFSTCLPPPGPHSAPLHSHQMHLLTLLYNSLPTSSYFSGSLSEKERDHLFRLRSEIQSFMRDPEPTDPAAAFTPSLMKNGLNAKANGLGIGTPGLATPGDPSASIKRKPSPQWPGGTPGTQTLGSMVETVGSIWGIHHEVLDRDVAETKRDGEVEKLYLTDLKARLTALSRMPHLTPAQKARHISLSSNLSGLLASFPELAAPASPGAMAKPDPGDYFTPPRKNAVFARMSRRAADLASPKSNELVVQCMEVWEVDNPAEKEREVEHLVQLWTQALDTPAEIERGQALITAVADFCDTVPADNLTGVLAKLHSTLITELSSALGGIFPTTSLPPPAPLPSVLPLLASAPEHFIRAHKSHEALENASNELIGAAVGEYVAAASEMMGGVHSAQVGLRTGVSGKDAVVEGFERVALWIEKEIKNVLKVWGKGLDPYFNPAGLILSKQLPLFLAELQVLETAGGAASDVFVLYEVTDRLLRMWDDLCPGTEHHFDIDQFFEPHVLTWLRETEVNETHQWVSRAVGMDRWIPEGEGRYSQSVTDLFELIRGSSAVVLNDLPLSDYKRAVYLIDLSKTAGVALTEYATAVQALFTAEVAPPKPAAKEASSVPQTQVASKASTWLAKGRHAVQKLDRQIDRGLDRKKADAYIIPGSACVKLTDMKASRSLLEDLAYTLEADETARIVKEKGLQGVSTQPARHCFVISVIRGQNLLTKSSTKAADAFVAVVDRDTGERLFKSRTVLETEDPKWEQSFEISVGARKTLELVAYDRQFVGKHDAIGSRVFKLDPQVFADIPERDVVLPLSPRGVVRLRISMDAGEKHDVNYHLSSAARALDRTASDMTHEIVDRMGAFLSEQLSTSTLKHVTAPLRDKKARKYALDESDITQSLAPVYDYLDENFSVFTANFTKDTRLQVMLVIWRRIIDILISLLVPPLASKESTRTPLGPTEVDIVFKWLNELKAFFNASEGGIEHGIPLSQLQSEAYKDIVMVGQYLDLPTPQLKERAAAAVKAASSIVASPVTAMRNLNLGTNGAASASARSRVDDDNQRMAEVLLRIVRMRPDTGIFLEQQVAALIKGRVERQAGVL, translated from the exons ATGTCGTCAACAACAGCTTATGGCATCCGCGTCCCGCCAGTccgcaccacctcgtcctcgacaacctcgactGCCTACTCTGGCACttacgcgtcgtcgcgcgccagctccaCCACCGTGCCCTCCACCGTGCCTTCGAGCCGGACGTCACCGAAGCGTGCACAGCCCGCGGCCCTGCCTCCGAGAAAGAGCAGTGCAACTTCGTCGGCAGCTGCCGGGCTGGCTTCGGCTTCTGTGCGCAGCGGGTCGAGCAACAACAATGACAcggacgacctcgacaagtGGGGCTACCTCTACTCTTTGCGTGTCGC AGAGACTggagcgacgacgtcgtcgacgacgataaCAACGTACTCTCCACTCCACCGCGCACTCCATTGCTCGCAATCACATGAGCGCAAATTGCTGACACCGGGTAACAGCCTTTTGATGCAGAGGTTGGCATCGCCCCCACCATCTCCTCACATCGCCCCTTCGCCACAGTCACCCGACAACCACCGGCtcagcagcgcgccggcgggctcCAGGATGACGTTCAACTCTGTCCGCTCAGCCGAGTCGTTTGGAGACGACCACTCGATCATGAACAAGGACACGGCgctcaagaagcgcaagtcgGGCCTCGGGCTTCGGTTGGGCAGgaaggacgccgacctcaagTTCCCCAAGGAGTTCCTCCTCGAGTTTTGGGGTGTCCTCGCCGCAGACGGTGGCGACACGGGATGGATCCAGGCAGTTCGGGGCTTCCTCGCGCTTGTCAAGAAGCATGGCTACAAGacgggcgctggcgccaaCATGCGCGAAGTGGGCACGTTCCTCGACA CCTTCTCGACATGCCTCCCGCCACCAGGCCCGCACTCGGCCCCACTCCACTCTCACCAGATGCACCTCCTCACCCTGCTCTACAACTCTCTCCCAACGTCCTCGTACTTTAGCGGCAGCCTTtcggagaaggagcgcgaccATCTCTTCAGACTTCGGTCCGAGATCCAGAGCTTCATGAGAGACCCCGAGCCCACAGAcccagcggcggcgttcaCCCCGTCTCTGATGAAGAACGGCCTGAATGCAAAGGCCAACGGGCTGGGCATTGGTACGCCAGGACTTGCTACACCAGGCGACCCCTCGGCTTCGATCAAGCGCAAGCCTAGCCCTCAGTGGCCGGGAGGCACGCCGGGAACCCAGACGCTCGGATCCATGGTCGAGACGGTCGGATCGATCTGGGGTATTCACCACGAAGTGCTCGACCGCGATGTGGCAGAGACCAAGCGCGACGGAGAGGTCGAAAAG CTCTACCTCACCGACCTCAAGGCGCGTCTCACCGCGCTCTCTCGAATGCCGCACCTCACCCCCGCGCAAAAGGCCAGACACATCTCGCTGTCGTCCAACCTCAGCGGTCTTCTTGCGTCgttccccgagctcgccgcaCCCGCCTCCCCAGGCGCAATGGCCAAGCCGGATCCCGGAGACTACTTTACTCCTCCGCGCAAGAACGCCGTGTTTGCGCGCATGTCCAGACGAGCGGCAGACCTCGCGAGCCCGAAATCAAACGAGCTCGTTGTCCAGTGCATGGAGGTGTGGGAAGTCGACAACCCCgcggagaaggagcgcgaggtggagcACCTTGTTCAGCTCTGGACGCAGGCCCTGGACACGCCGGCCGAGATTGAGCGCGGCCAGGCGCTGATCACGGCGGTGGCCGACTTTTGCGACACTGTGCCGGCTGACAACCTCACCGGCGTGCTTGCAAAGCTCCACTCGACGCTGATCACCGAGCTGTCCTCGGCACTCGGTGGTATCTTCCCGACGACTTCTCTtccaccgccagcgccgctcCCCTCAGTCCTTCCTCTCCTCGCCTCAGCACCCGAGCACTTTATCCGCGCCCACAAGTCGCATGAGGCGCTCGAGAATGCCAGCAACGAGctcatcggcgccgcggtcggtGAGTACGTGGCTGCCGCCTCAGAGATGATGGGCGGTGTGCACTCGGCTCAGGTTGGCCTGCGTACCGGTGTCAGCGGCaaggacgccgtcgtcgagggcttTGAGCGCGTTGCGCTGTGGATCGAGAAGGAGATCAAGAATGTCCTCAAGGTCTGGGGCAAGGGCCTCGACCCATACTTCAACCCCGCTGGCCTTATTCTCAGCAAGCAACTGCCCCTATTcctggccgagctgcaggTACTCGAGACGGCTGGCGGTGCGGCTTCGGACGTGTTTGTCCTGTACGAGGTTACAGACCGCCTCCTGCGTATGTGGGATGATCTTTGCCCTGG CACCGAGCACCACTTCGACATTGATCAATTCTTCGAGCCCCACGTCCTCACATGGCTGCGCGAGACTGAGGTCAACGAGACACACCAGTGGgtctcgcgcgccgtcggcatggACCGCTGGATTCCCGAAGGCGAGGGTCGCTACTCTCAAAGCGTCACCGACTTGTTCGAGCTCATCCGCGGATCGTCAGCGGTTGTTCTCAACGACCTGCCTCTGAGCGACTACAAACGTGCAGTGTACCTCATCGACCTGTCCAAG ActgccggcgtcgcgcttaCCGAGTATGCGACGGCAGTGCAGGCGCTGTTCACTGCCGAGGTTGCTCCACCCAAGCCTGCCGCCAAGGAAGCCAGCAGCGTCCCTCAAACTCAAGTTGCGAGCAAGGCTAGCACTTGGCTTGCCAAGGGACGACATGCCGTGCAGAAGCTCGACCGTCAAATTGACCGCGGTCTGGACCGGAAGAAGGCAGACGCGTACATCATTCCAGGCTCG GCATGCGTCAAGCTCACCGACATGAAGGCATCACGTTCACTTCTCGAGGATCTCGCATACACATTGGAAGcggacgagacggcgcgcaTCGTCAAGGAGAAGGGGCTGCAGGGCGTCAGCACCCAGCCTGCACGCCACTGCTTCGTCATCAGCGTCATTCGCGGCCAGAACCTGCTCACCAAGTCGTCCACCAAGGCTGCTGACGCGTTCGTCGCGGTCGTGGACAGGGACACGGGCGAGCGTTTGTTCAAGTCGCGTACAGTGCTCGAGACCGAGGACCCCAAATGGGAGCAGAGCTTTGAGATTTCGGTCGGCGCTCGCAAGACCCTTGAGCTTGTGGCCTATGACCGCCAGTTTGTCGGCAAGCACGACGCCATTGGAAGCAGAGTGTTCAAGCTCGACCCGCAAGTGTTTGCCGATATCCCGGAGCGCGACGTTGTCCTGCCGCTCTCGCCCCGTGGTGTTGTGCGCCTGCGCATCAGCATGGATGCGGGCGAGAAGCACGATGTCAACTACCACCTTTCTTCGGCTGCGCGTGCACTCGACCGCACGGCTTCGGACATGACGCACGAGATTGTGGACCGTATGGGCGCGTTCCTCTCCGAGCAGCTGTCCACCAGCACGCTCAAGCACGTCACGGCGCCTCTGAGGGACAAGAAGGCGCGCAAGTATGCTCTGGACGAGAGCGACATTACGCAGTCGCTCGCCCCCGTCTACGACTACCTCGACGAGAACTTTTCGGTCTTTACGGCCAACTTTACGAAGGATACGCGCCTGCAGGTCATGCTCGTGATCTGGCGGCGGATCATCGACATTCTCATTTCGCTGCTCGTCCCACCACTTGCATCGAAGGAGTCGACACGGACGCCGCTCGGCCCAACCGAGGTTGACATTGTCTTCAAGTGGCtcaacgagctcaaggcgTTCTTCAACGCGTCGGAAGGCGGCATCGAGCACGGCATCCCACTGTCCCAGCTCCAATCAGAGGCGTACAAGGACATTGTGATGGTCGGACAGTACCTCGACCTGCCTACACCCCAGTTGAAGGAGCGCGCTGCCGCGGCTGTCAAGGCTGCGTCGTCTATTGTCGCAAGCCCCGTGACGGCGATGCGCAACCTCAACCTCGGTACCAACGGTGCAGCGTCTGCTTCGGCCCGCAGCCGCGTCGATGACGACAACCAGCGTATGGCCGAGGTTCTGCTGCGTATCGTGCGCATGCGCCCCGACACGGGCATcttcctcgagcagcaggtGGCTGCGCTGATCAAGGGACGGGTGGAGCGCCAGGCCGGCGTTCTGTAA